In one window of Juglans regia cultivar Chandler chromosome 3, Walnut 2.0, whole genome shotgun sequence DNA:
- the LOC108998069 gene encoding probable LRR receptor-like serine/threonine-protein kinase At1g07650 isoform X1 has protein sequence MTCQSHCSKTSFTFLMLILLMCIGAKNVRAQAGSLPDSEVEALREIAAQLGKKDWNFRVNPCNDSSWITPLLEERPLYNNTVNCNCSYPNGVCHVVKIFLKGQDLGGTLPPAVVKLPYLKALDLNRNYLSGSIPREWASTKMEYLSISANNLTGRIDYLGNITTLQALSIESNLFSGPIPPELGNLVDLEILILNANNLTGELPIALTNLTRLKSLRISSNNFTGRMPDLFRSWKQLQALEIQASGLKGPIPSSISVLSNLTELRISDLIGQGSSFPPLQNMGGLVKLMLRSCNISGKIPPYISEMTKLKKLDLSFNRLEGDIPNFGGLTSLDTIYLTGNLLNGPIPEWIKGRDSRYQIDVSYNNFSASSAPNTCPDTLNLFRSFSGTDKSILTECLRDNPCSKDRYSLHINCGGNATTIGSIKYEADLEQGGAAKFVLMKDYTWGFSSTGDFWDVWSTSKDYIAENVSMLRMNDFELYENARLSPLSLTYYARCLAKGNYTVKLHFAEIILRNNRSFYSVGRRIFDVYFQDKLVLKDFDIEKEAGGVDKPLIRNFTAVVTNKTLEIRFYWAGKGTQDVPRRGTYGPLISAISIDSNFHPPDDRKRKIFLALGTVLLVSALVFTILGILRWKGYLGGRTSREHDLKGLDLQTGFFTFRQIKAATNNFDAANKLGEGGFGSVYKGTLLDGTIIAVKQLSSKSKQGNREFVNEIGMISGLQHPNVVRLYGCCIERNQLLLVYEYMENNSLAHALFGPEEGPVKLDWHTRQKICVGIARGLAFLHEESPLKIVHRDIKTTNVLLDRELNPKISDFGLAKLDEEENTHISTRVAGTIGYMAPEYALWGYLTYKADVYSFGIVALELVAGKNNMKFRPTDDFVCLLDWALVLQQKGNLMELVDPRLGSNFSKEEAARMVKVALLCTNPSPALRPTMSAVVSMLEGRTAVHELIMDPSIYGDESRFKALRDQFDQILETSSSDVQSLLHSTDATWIGSSSALSSRS, from the exons atgacatGTCAGAGTCATTGTTCAAAGACCAGCTTTACTTTTCTTATGCTTATACTGCTCATGTGCATAGGAGCTAAGAATGTCAGAGCACAAGCTGGGAGTCTTCCAGATTCTGAAG TGGAAGCCCTTCGAGAAATAGCTGCACAACTGGGGAAGAAAGACTGGAACTTTCGTGTAAATCCATGCAATGATTCAAGCTGGATAACACCACTTTTGGAAGAGAGGCCATTGTACAACAATACTGTCAACTGCAATTGTTCCTATCCTAATGGTGTATGCCACGTGGTTAAGAT ATTTCTTAAAGGGCAGGATCTTGGAGGGACACTTCCACCTGCAGTGGTGAAGCTACCCTACCTTAAGGCACT TGATCTCAATAGGAACTACCTCAGTGGTTCAATACCAAGAGAATGGGCTTCTACTAAGATGGAATATTT GTCCATCAGTGCAAACAACTTAACAGGACGTATTGACTACTTGGGAAACATCACTACTCTTCAAGCTCT GAGCATAGAAAGCAACCTGTTTTCTGGACCCATTCCCCCTGAGCTTGGAAACTTGGTTGACTTGGAGATTCT CATTCTTAACGCTAACAATCTCACTGGAGAGTTGCCCATTGCTCTCACAAATCTGACCAGATTAAAAAGCCT GAGGATTAGCAGTAACAACTTCACCGGAAGAATGCCCGATTTGTTTCGAAGCTGGAAACAACTTCAGGCATT AGAGATTCAAGCTAGTGGTCTTAAGGGGCCAATTCCTTCTAGCATTTCAGTCCTGAGTAATTTGACTGAGCT AAGGATTAGTGACTTAATTGGACAGGGTTCATCTTTTCCACCATTACAAAACATGGGAGGACTGGTAAAGTT GATGCTGAGGAGCTGTAATATCTCTGGAAAAATCCCTCCATATATATCAGAAATGACAAAgctgaaaaaatt AGATCTTAGTTTCAACAGATTGGAAGGAGACATTCCAAATTTTGGAGGTCTAACAAGCTTGGACACTAT ATATCTGACAGGTAACTTGCTCAATGGACCTATTCCAGAATGGATCAAGGGAAGAGATAGCCGCTA CCAAATAGATGTTTCTTACAACAATTTTTCTGCAAGCTCTGCGCCGAATACTTGTCCAGACACCCT AAATTTGTTCAGAAGCTTTTCTGGAACAGACAAATC AATACTTACGGAGTGTCTGAGGGACAATCCATGCTCAAAAG ATCGTTACTCTTTACATATAAATTGTGGTGGAAATGCAACAACTATTGGAAGCATCAAGTATGAAGCGGATTTAGAACAGGGAGGTGCTGCAAAATTTGTTCTAATGAAAGATTATACTTGGGGCTTTAGTAGCACTGGAGATTTCTGGGATGTTTGGAGTACCTCAAAGGACTATATTGCAGAAAATGTATCCATGCTCAGAATGAACGATTTTGAATTGTATGAGAATGCACGTCTCTCTCCACTTTCTCTCACATATTATGCGCGCTGCTTGGCAAAGGGAAACTATACTGTGAAACTTCACTTTGCGGAGATAATCCTGAGAAACAACAGATCCTTTTACAGTGTTGGAAGACGGATTTTTGATGTTTATTTCCAG GATAAACTGGTCCTGAAggattttgatattgaaaaagAAGCAGGAGGAGTCGACAAACCACTCATTAGGAATTTTACCGCGGTTGTTACAAATAAAACTTTGGAGATCCGCTTTTATTGGGCTGGAAAAGGGACACAAGATGTCCCAAGGAGAGGAACATATGGTCCTCTTATATCAGCTATCTCCATAGACTCTA ATTTCCATCCTCCTGATGATAGGAAAAGGAAGATATTTCTTGCACTTGGAACCGTACTTTTGGTGTCAGCCCtggttttcacaattttagGAATTCTTCGGTGGAAAGGTTATTTAGGAGGCAGGACATCACGGGAACATG ATCTAAAAGGATTAGATCTGCAAACTGGTTTTTTTACCTTCAGGCAAATCAAAGCTGCCACAAACAATTTTGATGCTGCAAACAAGCTTGGGGAAGGTGGCTTTGGATCTGTATACAAG GGAACGTTATTGGATGGTACCATAATTGCTGTTAAGCAACTTTCGTCTAAATCAAAGCAAGGAAATCGAGAATTCGTGAATGAGATAGGCATGATATCTGGTTTACAGCATCCAAATGTCGTTAGACTGTATGGATGCTGCATTGAACGGAATCAACTGTTGTTGGTATATGAATACATGGAAAACAATAGCCTTGCACATGCTTTGTTTG GTCCAGAGGAAGGCCCAGTGAAATTGGACTGGCATACAAGACAAAAAATATGTGTCGGCATAGCAAGAGGTCTGGCTTTCTTGCATGAGGAATCGCCACTGAAAATTGTTCATAGGGACATTAAAACTACCAATGTACTGCTGGATAGGGAACTTAACCCTAAGATTTCCGACTTTGGATTGGCCAAGCTTGATGAAGAGGAAAACACCCACATTAGCACCCGAGTCGCGGGAACTAT AGGATACATGGCGCCAGAATATGCATTATGGGGGTATTTAACATATAAAGCAGATGTATATAGTTTTGGGATTGTTGCATTGGAACTTGTTGCTGGAAAGAACAACATGAAATTCCGTCCAACGGATGATTTTGTGTGTCTTCTTGATTGG GCCCTTGTTTTACAACAAAAAGGGAATTTGATGGAGTTGGTGGATCCAAGGTTGGGGTCTAACTTCAGTAAGGAAGAGGCAGCAAGAATGGTTAAAGTTGCTCTATTATGTACTAATCCATCACCAGCGCTTCGGCCCACCATGTCTGCAGTAGTGAGCATGCTTGAAGGCCGAACTGCTGTTCATGAGTTGATTATGGATCCAAGTATTTATGGAGATGAGTCGAGATTTAAGGCTTTAAGAGACCAGTTTGATCAAATCCTAGAAACGAGCTCAAGTGATGTTCAGAGTCTTCTTCATTCAACGGATGCAACATGGATCGGCTCCTCTAGTGCATTATCAAGCAGATCTTGA
- the LOC108998069 gene encoding probable LRR receptor-like serine/threonine-protein kinase At1g07650 isoform X2: protein MSEHKLGVFQILKVICLMCAVEALREIAAQLGKKDWNFRVNPCNDSSWITPLLEERPLYNNTVNCNCSYPNGVCHVVKIFLKGQDLGGTLPPAVVKLPYLKALDLNRNYLSGSIPREWASTKMEYLSISANNLTGRIDYLGNITTLQALSIESNLFSGPIPPELGNLVDLEILILNANNLTGELPIALTNLTRLKSLRISSNNFTGRMPDLFRSWKQLQALEIQASGLKGPIPSSISVLSNLTELRISDLIGQGSSFPPLQNMGGLVKLMLRSCNISGKIPPYISEMTKLKKLDLSFNRLEGDIPNFGGLTSLDTIYLTGNLLNGPIPEWIKGRDSRYQIDVSYNNFSASSAPNTCPDTLNLFRSFSGTDKSILTECLRDNPCSKDRYSLHINCGGNATTIGSIKYEADLEQGGAAKFVLMKDYTWGFSSTGDFWDVWSTSKDYIAENVSMLRMNDFELYENARLSPLSLTYYARCLAKGNYTVKLHFAEIILRNNRSFYSVGRRIFDVYFQDKLVLKDFDIEKEAGGVDKPLIRNFTAVVTNKTLEIRFYWAGKGTQDVPRRGTYGPLISAISIDSNFHPPDDRKRKIFLALGTVLLVSALVFTILGILRWKGYLGGRTSREHDLKGLDLQTGFFTFRQIKAATNNFDAANKLGEGGFGSVYKGTLLDGTIIAVKQLSSKSKQGNREFVNEIGMISGLQHPNVVRLYGCCIERNQLLLVYEYMENNSLAHALFGPEEGPVKLDWHTRQKICVGIARGLAFLHEESPLKIVHRDIKTTNVLLDRELNPKISDFGLAKLDEEENTHISTRVAGTIGYMAPEYALWGYLTYKADVYSFGIVALELVAGKNNMKFRPTDDFVCLLDWALVLQQKGNLMELVDPRLGSNFSKEEAARMVKVALLCTNPSPALRPTMSAVVSMLEGRTAVHELIMDPSIYGDESRFKALRDQFDQILETSSSDVQSLLHSTDATWIGSSSALSSRS from the exons ATGTCAGAGCACAAGCTGGGAGTCTTCCAGATTCTGAAG GTGATTTGTTTGATGTGTGCAGTGGAAGCCCTTCGAGAAATAGCTGCACAACTGGGGAAGAAAGACTGGAACTTTCGTGTAAATCCATGCAATGATTCAAGCTGGATAACACCACTTTTGGAAGAGAGGCCATTGTACAACAATACTGTCAACTGCAATTGTTCCTATCCTAATGGTGTATGCCACGTGGTTAAGAT ATTTCTTAAAGGGCAGGATCTTGGAGGGACACTTCCACCTGCAGTGGTGAAGCTACCCTACCTTAAGGCACT TGATCTCAATAGGAACTACCTCAGTGGTTCAATACCAAGAGAATGGGCTTCTACTAAGATGGAATATTT GTCCATCAGTGCAAACAACTTAACAGGACGTATTGACTACTTGGGAAACATCACTACTCTTCAAGCTCT GAGCATAGAAAGCAACCTGTTTTCTGGACCCATTCCCCCTGAGCTTGGAAACTTGGTTGACTTGGAGATTCT CATTCTTAACGCTAACAATCTCACTGGAGAGTTGCCCATTGCTCTCACAAATCTGACCAGATTAAAAAGCCT GAGGATTAGCAGTAACAACTTCACCGGAAGAATGCCCGATTTGTTTCGAAGCTGGAAACAACTTCAGGCATT AGAGATTCAAGCTAGTGGTCTTAAGGGGCCAATTCCTTCTAGCATTTCAGTCCTGAGTAATTTGACTGAGCT AAGGATTAGTGACTTAATTGGACAGGGTTCATCTTTTCCACCATTACAAAACATGGGAGGACTGGTAAAGTT GATGCTGAGGAGCTGTAATATCTCTGGAAAAATCCCTCCATATATATCAGAAATGACAAAgctgaaaaaatt AGATCTTAGTTTCAACAGATTGGAAGGAGACATTCCAAATTTTGGAGGTCTAACAAGCTTGGACACTAT ATATCTGACAGGTAACTTGCTCAATGGACCTATTCCAGAATGGATCAAGGGAAGAGATAGCCGCTA CCAAATAGATGTTTCTTACAACAATTTTTCTGCAAGCTCTGCGCCGAATACTTGTCCAGACACCCT AAATTTGTTCAGAAGCTTTTCTGGAACAGACAAATC AATACTTACGGAGTGTCTGAGGGACAATCCATGCTCAAAAG ATCGTTACTCTTTACATATAAATTGTGGTGGAAATGCAACAACTATTGGAAGCATCAAGTATGAAGCGGATTTAGAACAGGGAGGTGCTGCAAAATTTGTTCTAATGAAAGATTATACTTGGGGCTTTAGTAGCACTGGAGATTTCTGGGATGTTTGGAGTACCTCAAAGGACTATATTGCAGAAAATGTATCCATGCTCAGAATGAACGATTTTGAATTGTATGAGAATGCACGTCTCTCTCCACTTTCTCTCACATATTATGCGCGCTGCTTGGCAAAGGGAAACTATACTGTGAAACTTCACTTTGCGGAGATAATCCTGAGAAACAACAGATCCTTTTACAGTGTTGGAAGACGGATTTTTGATGTTTATTTCCAG GATAAACTGGTCCTGAAggattttgatattgaaaaagAAGCAGGAGGAGTCGACAAACCACTCATTAGGAATTTTACCGCGGTTGTTACAAATAAAACTTTGGAGATCCGCTTTTATTGGGCTGGAAAAGGGACACAAGATGTCCCAAGGAGAGGAACATATGGTCCTCTTATATCAGCTATCTCCATAGACTCTA ATTTCCATCCTCCTGATGATAGGAAAAGGAAGATATTTCTTGCACTTGGAACCGTACTTTTGGTGTCAGCCCtggttttcacaattttagGAATTCTTCGGTGGAAAGGTTATTTAGGAGGCAGGACATCACGGGAACATG ATCTAAAAGGATTAGATCTGCAAACTGGTTTTTTTACCTTCAGGCAAATCAAAGCTGCCACAAACAATTTTGATGCTGCAAACAAGCTTGGGGAAGGTGGCTTTGGATCTGTATACAAG GGAACGTTATTGGATGGTACCATAATTGCTGTTAAGCAACTTTCGTCTAAATCAAAGCAAGGAAATCGAGAATTCGTGAATGAGATAGGCATGATATCTGGTTTACAGCATCCAAATGTCGTTAGACTGTATGGATGCTGCATTGAACGGAATCAACTGTTGTTGGTATATGAATACATGGAAAACAATAGCCTTGCACATGCTTTGTTTG GTCCAGAGGAAGGCCCAGTGAAATTGGACTGGCATACAAGACAAAAAATATGTGTCGGCATAGCAAGAGGTCTGGCTTTCTTGCATGAGGAATCGCCACTGAAAATTGTTCATAGGGACATTAAAACTACCAATGTACTGCTGGATAGGGAACTTAACCCTAAGATTTCCGACTTTGGATTGGCCAAGCTTGATGAAGAGGAAAACACCCACATTAGCACCCGAGTCGCGGGAACTAT AGGATACATGGCGCCAGAATATGCATTATGGGGGTATTTAACATATAAAGCAGATGTATATAGTTTTGGGATTGTTGCATTGGAACTTGTTGCTGGAAAGAACAACATGAAATTCCGTCCAACGGATGATTTTGTGTGTCTTCTTGATTGG GCCCTTGTTTTACAACAAAAAGGGAATTTGATGGAGTTGGTGGATCCAAGGTTGGGGTCTAACTTCAGTAAGGAAGAGGCAGCAAGAATGGTTAAAGTTGCTCTATTATGTACTAATCCATCACCAGCGCTTCGGCCCACCATGTCTGCAGTAGTGAGCATGCTTGAAGGCCGAACTGCTGTTCATGAGTTGATTATGGATCCAAGTATTTATGGAGATGAGTCGAGATTTAAGGCTTTAAGAGACCAGTTTGATCAAATCCTAGAAACGAGCTCAAGTGATGTTCAGAGTCTTCTTCATTCAACGGATGCAACATGGATCGGCTCCTCTAGTGCATTATCAAGCAGATCTTGA
- the LOC108998069 gene encoding probable LRR receptor-like serine/threonine-protein kinase At1g07650 isoform X3 — MEYLSISANNLTGRIDYLGNITTLQALSIESNLFSGPIPPELGNLVDLEILILNANNLTGELPIALTNLTRLKSLRISSNNFTGRMPDLFRSWKQLQALEIQASGLKGPIPSSISVLSNLTELRISDLIGQGSSFPPLQNMGGLVKLMLRSCNISGKIPPYISEMTKLKKLDLSFNRLEGDIPNFGGLTSLDTIYLTGNLLNGPIPEWIKGRDSRYQIDVSYNNFSASSAPNTCPDTLNLFRSFSGTDKSILTECLRDNPCSKDRYSLHINCGGNATTIGSIKYEADLEQGGAAKFVLMKDYTWGFSSTGDFWDVWSTSKDYIAENVSMLRMNDFELYENARLSPLSLTYYARCLAKGNYTVKLHFAEIILRNNRSFYSVGRRIFDVYFQDKLVLKDFDIEKEAGGVDKPLIRNFTAVVTNKTLEIRFYWAGKGTQDVPRRGTYGPLISAISIDSNFHPPDDRKRKIFLALGTVLLVSALVFTILGILRWKGYLGGRTSREHDLKGLDLQTGFFTFRQIKAATNNFDAANKLGEGGFGSVYKGTLLDGTIIAVKQLSSKSKQGNREFVNEIGMISGLQHPNVVRLYGCCIERNQLLLVYEYMENNSLAHALFGPEEGPVKLDWHTRQKICVGIARGLAFLHEESPLKIVHRDIKTTNVLLDRELNPKISDFGLAKLDEEENTHISTRVAGTIGYMAPEYALWGYLTYKADVYSFGIVALELVAGKNNMKFRPTDDFVCLLDWALVLQQKGNLMELVDPRLGSNFSKEEAARMVKVALLCTNPSPALRPTMSAVVSMLEGRTAVHELIMDPSIYGDESRFKALRDQFDQILETSSSDVQSLLHSTDATWIGSSSALSSRS, encoded by the exons ATGGAATATTT GTCCATCAGTGCAAACAACTTAACAGGACGTATTGACTACTTGGGAAACATCACTACTCTTCAAGCTCT GAGCATAGAAAGCAACCTGTTTTCTGGACCCATTCCCCCTGAGCTTGGAAACTTGGTTGACTTGGAGATTCT CATTCTTAACGCTAACAATCTCACTGGAGAGTTGCCCATTGCTCTCACAAATCTGACCAGATTAAAAAGCCT GAGGATTAGCAGTAACAACTTCACCGGAAGAATGCCCGATTTGTTTCGAAGCTGGAAACAACTTCAGGCATT AGAGATTCAAGCTAGTGGTCTTAAGGGGCCAATTCCTTCTAGCATTTCAGTCCTGAGTAATTTGACTGAGCT AAGGATTAGTGACTTAATTGGACAGGGTTCATCTTTTCCACCATTACAAAACATGGGAGGACTGGTAAAGTT GATGCTGAGGAGCTGTAATATCTCTGGAAAAATCCCTCCATATATATCAGAAATGACAAAgctgaaaaaatt AGATCTTAGTTTCAACAGATTGGAAGGAGACATTCCAAATTTTGGAGGTCTAACAAGCTTGGACACTAT ATATCTGACAGGTAACTTGCTCAATGGACCTATTCCAGAATGGATCAAGGGAAGAGATAGCCGCTA CCAAATAGATGTTTCTTACAACAATTTTTCTGCAAGCTCTGCGCCGAATACTTGTCCAGACACCCT AAATTTGTTCAGAAGCTTTTCTGGAACAGACAAATC AATACTTACGGAGTGTCTGAGGGACAATCCATGCTCAAAAG ATCGTTACTCTTTACATATAAATTGTGGTGGAAATGCAACAACTATTGGAAGCATCAAGTATGAAGCGGATTTAGAACAGGGAGGTGCTGCAAAATTTGTTCTAATGAAAGATTATACTTGGGGCTTTAGTAGCACTGGAGATTTCTGGGATGTTTGGAGTACCTCAAAGGACTATATTGCAGAAAATGTATCCATGCTCAGAATGAACGATTTTGAATTGTATGAGAATGCACGTCTCTCTCCACTTTCTCTCACATATTATGCGCGCTGCTTGGCAAAGGGAAACTATACTGTGAAACTTCACTTTGCGGAGATAATCCTGAGAAACAACAGATCCTTTTACAGTGTTGGAAGACGGATTTTTGATGTTTATTTCCAG GATAAACTGGTCCTGAAggattttgatattgaaaaagAAGCAGGAGGAGTCGACAAACCACTCATTAGGAATTTTACCGCGGTTGTTACAAATAAAACTTTGGAGATCCGCTTTTATTGGGCTGGAAAAGGGACACAAGATGTCCCAAGGAGAGGAACATATGGTCCTCTTATATCAGCTATCTCCATAGACTCTA ATTTCCATCCTCCTGATGATAGGAAAAGGAAGATATTTCTTGCACTTGGAACCGTACTTTTGGTGTCAGCCCtggttttcacaattttagGAATTCTTCGGTGGAAAGGTTATTTAGGAGGCAGGACATCACGGGAACATG ATCTAAAAGGATTAGATCTGCAAACTGGTTTTTTTACCTTCAGGCAAATCAAAGCTGCCACAAACAATTTTGATGCTGCAAACAAGCTTGGGGAAGGTGGCTTTGGATCTGTATACAAG GGAACGTTATTGGATGGTACCATAATTGCTGTTAAGCAACTTTCGTCTAAATCAAAGCAAGGAAATCGAGAATTCGTGAATGAGATAGGCATGATATCTGGTTTACAGCATCCAAATGTCGTTAGACTGTATGGATGCTGCATTGAACGGAATCAACTGTTGTTGGTATATGAATACATGGAAAACAATAGCCTTGCACATGCTTTGTTTG GTCCAGAGGAAGGCCCAGTGAAATTGGACTGGCATACAAGACAAAAAATATGTGTCGGCATAGCAAGAGGTCTGGCTTTCTTGCATGAGGAATCGCCACTGAAAATTGTTCATAGGGACATTAAAACTACCAATGTACTGCTGGATAGGGAACTTAACCCTAAGATTTCCGACTTTGGATTGGCCAAGCTTGATGAAGAGGAAAACACCCACATTAGCACCCGAGTCGCGGGAACTAT AGGATACATGGCGCCAGAATATGCATTATGGGGGTATTTAACATATAAAGCAGATGTATATAGTTTTGGGATTGTTGCATTGGAACTTGTTGCTGGAAAGAACAACATGAAATTCCGTCCAACGGATGATTTTGTGTGTCTTCTTGATTGG GCCCTTGTTTTACAACAAAAAGGGAATTTGATGGAGTTGGTGGATCCAAGGTTGGGGTCTAACTTCAGTAAGGAAGAGGCAGCAAGAATGGTTAAAGTTGCTCTATTATGTACTAATCCATCACCAGCGCTTCGGCCCACCATGTCTGCAGTAGTGAGCATGCTTGAAGGCCGAACTGCTGTTCATGAGTTGATTATGGATCCAAGTATTTATGGAGATGAGTCGAGATTTAAGGCTTTAAGAGACCAGTTTGATCAAATCCTAGAAACGAGCTCAAGTGATGTTCAGAGTCTTCTTCATTCAACGGATGCAACATGGATCGGCTCCTCTAGTGCATTATCAAGCAGATCTTGA